The following proteins come from a genomic window of Mycobacterium sp. DL:
- a CDS encoding TetR/AcrR family transcriptional regulator, whose protein sequence is MTEVRATTGMPARRTNRRGQATRENMLEAALRSLASGDPGSVSANRIAKDIGATWGAVQYQFGDADGFWAAVLHRTAERRAEIFSTVDESAPLRDRVAGIIDVLYHGLAEPDSRAIENLRAALPRDHGELERLYPQTAAELYSWGQSWLQTCRNAFAGLDVDPERVREVAALIPGAMRGLVSERQLGSYADLEVARRGLTNALVAYLQAPC, encoded by the coding sequence GCCCGCCGCACCAACCGGCGCGGTCAGGCGACCCGCGAGAACATGCTCGAAGCAGCGCTGCGCTCGCTCGCCTCCGGTGACCCCGGATCGGTGTCGGCCAATCGGATCGCCAAGGACATCGGCGCCACCTGGGGCGCGGTGCAGTACCAGTTCGGGGACGCCGACGGCTTCTGGGCCGCGGTGCTGCATCGCACCGCGGAACGCCGCGCCGAGATCTTCTCCACGGTCGACGAGTCCGCGCCTCTTCGCGACCGCGTCGCGGGAATCATCGATGTCTTGTATCACGGCCTGGCAGAGCCGGATTCGCGCGCGATCGAGAACCTGCGCGCCGCCCTCCCCCGCGATCACGGCGAGCTGGAGCGGTTGTATCCCCAGACCGCCGCCGAACTCTATTCGTGGGGTCAGTCGTGGCTGCAGACCTGTCGCAACGCATTTGCCGGCCTCGACGTCGACCCCGAACGGGTCCGTGAGGTCGCCGCCCTCATCCCCGGCGCGATGCGCGGCCTCGTGTCCGAGCGGCAGCTCGGTTCCTATGCCGATCTCGAAGTCGCGCGGCGAGGTCTGACCAATGCGCTGGTCGCCTATCTGCAGGCACCGTGTTGA
- a CDS encoding AzlC family ABC transporter permease — MPPIPDPEHSMRRVLALSAPIGMAFIPLGMALGFLVVHAGLDWWWAPVFAAVIYAGSLEFLMVHLAATAAPVAGVALTTFVVNSRHVFYALSFPLQRVKGVAAKLYSTYTLSDEAYAVGVSPAAATWTTRPILFMQLCFHLLWVTGAGLGGLVGEALPIERLEGLDFALTALFIVLAIDAYRQRPDRLTAVVAALCAVAAWLLFPGQMLVCAFAGFAAALMLRLWVQRRAEHA, encoded by the coding sequence GTGCCGCCCATCCCCGATCCCGAGCATTCGATGCGCCGCGTGCTGGCGCTGTCCGCTCCGATCGGGATGGCGTTCATCCCGCTGGGAATGGCGCTGGGTTTTCTTGTCGTGCACGCGGGACTGGACTGGTGGTGGGCGCCGGTGTTCGCGGCGGTCATCTACGCCGGGTCGCTGGAGTTCCTGATGGTGCATCTCGCCGCGACGGCGGCCCCGGTGGCGGGAGTCGCGCTGACGACGTTTGTCGTCAACTCCCGGCACGTGTTCTATGCGCTGTCGTTTCCGTTGCAACGCGTCAAAGGCGTGGCGGCGAAGCTGTACAGCACCTACACACTGTCCGACGAGGCGTATGCCGTCGGTGTGAGCCCGGCGGCGGCCACCTGGACCACTCGTCCGATCCTGTTCATGCAACTGTGCTTTCACCTGCTGTGGGTCACCGGCGCCGGCTTGGGCGGGCTGGTCGGCGAGGCGCTGCCGATCGAACGGCTCGAGGGCCTGGATTTTGCGCTGACCGCGCTGTTCATCGTGTTGGCGATCGATGCCTACCGGCAGCGCCCGGACCGGCTCACCGCAGTGGTCGCGGCCCTGTGTGCCGTTGCAGCGTGGCTGTTGTTCCCCGGGCAGATGCTGGTGTGTGCGTTCGCCGGATTCGCCGCGGCGCTGATGCTGCGGCTGTGGGTGCAGCGCAGGGCTGAACATGCCTGA
- a CDS encoding M4 family metallopeptidase → MDQPWGVDVATRRLYAGVVLIGIAVSLAVGPGVAAATPSDSSSSSDSPTSDSPSSESSPSSDSSQPSVSPKRDGAGASAGVADTDATREPDDEAGETDETSETGDVDEIEQSDESDTAAVATPTDSAGAGSTREPRKSPEPVTSDEQPAAEEPNGAVEHTWSGPAATGESHEVVPAAPTPQPVMRELAMPALADSAPTLRTLVAARPVTVDTIVTDVLTWVGLARLADGLPVPATPVSALVQSLWLAVRQSQYILNNQRPTAEATTSGPGPDGVVTGSLNAVDYDDTALTYTVAAAPEHGTVVVDAFGHFTYTPDAETALRGDRFTIVIDDSVGNPFHVHGLLGLLGVTGPTRVTIVVDAPSPSRIDDLATLDLVEVLSRDGVEVTTDSRGGVAVISGRFTDRVVTTAADAAAVMNAVAPTLGAALGFVDAAAITATRAGVGNSLEKFYRFGESIGGIQVLGSDVVLVTDADGAVTGLFNNYRGLAEGFDVTPADTVDEDSEIRLIAGTAYLGSGAYGDTLETLLTRSTFTSELVVHALDDLVAPSLAWRVVLQLPDTGDMTPSGTTYLIHADGINAGDVIVSLTNGQDAAVVSVATDWLGEQRSITVESNRVFFFTNLTMSDSTRNITTYRTSYSFFGLGGPVLPGTAVKRSWFTWDKGAVSAHANTAVVYDYFEDVLGRTSFDGAGALIEVSIRYNPRTSVGGYANAFWDPTRQQFGYGDSGYLQAALDVVGHEFTHAVVSYVVGDGGSVLDYGEPGALNEAYADILGALIEGKAGADRWRFGEDSDYGVVRNLADPRSVTTAYGPYRDHYATRYTGSGDDGGEHVNSTIFGHAAYRMMTAAATSGVSDETWARVFYHSLYRLSPGAVFTDGRAAVLSAATALGFTGPQLGAIADAFDSVGILGAAASFGIAA, encoded by the coding sequence ATGGATCAACCATGGGGGGTCGATGTGGCCACGCGCAGGCTCTACGCCGGTGTAGTCCTGATCGGCATCGCGGTGAGCCTGGCGGTCGGTCCGGGCGTCGCGGCCGCAACTCCGTCCGATTCGTCATCGTCTTCTGACTCCCCGACTTCTGACTCCCCGTCTTCTGAGTCGTCACCGTCTTCTGACTCATCTCAGCCCTCGGTCAGCCCCAAGAGGGACGGCGCAGGGGCCTCCGCCGGCGTCGCTGACACCGACGCCACACGCGAACCCGACGACGAGGCCGGCGAGACCGACGAGACCAGCGAGACCGGTGACGTCGACGAGATCGAGCAATCCGACGAGTCCGACACAGCCGCCGTCGCGACTCCCACCGACAGCGCGGGGGCCGGGTCGACCCGCGAACCGCGGAAATCCCCGGAGCCGGTGACGTCCGACGAGCAGCCGGCCGCCGAGGAGCCCAACGGCGCCGTCGAGCACACGTGGAGCGGTCCAGCTGCGACGGGCGAGTCCCACGAGGTGGTGCCGGCTGCCCCGACGCCGCAGCCGGTCATGAGGGAACTCGCGATGCCGGCACTTGCGGACAGTGCCCCGACGCTGCGCACCCTCGTCGCCGCGCGACCGGTGACCGTCGACACCATCGTGACCGATGTACTCACCTGGGTCGGGCTCGCGCGACTGGCCGACGGTTTGCCGGTGCCCGCGACGCCGGTGTCGGCGCTCGTGCAATCCCTCTGGCTCGCGGTCCGTCAGAGCCAGTACATCCTGAACAACCAGCGGCCCACCGCTGAGGCGACGACCTCCGGGCCGGGGCCCGACGGTGTGGTCACCGGCAGCCTCAACGCCGTCGACTACGACGACACCGCACTCACCTACACCGTCGCCGCGGCGCCGGAACACGGCACCGTGGTCGTCGACGCGTTCGGTCACTTCACCTACACCCCAGATGCCGAGACCGCCCTTCGCGGCGATCGATTCACGATCGTCATCGACGACTCCGTCGGCAACCCCTTCCACGTCCACGGATTGCTCGGCCTTCTCGGCGTCACCGGCCCCACCCGGGTGACCATCGTCGTCGACGCGCCGTCACCTTCTCGGATCGACGATCTGGCGACCCTCGACCTCGTCGAGGTGCTGTCGCGCGACGGTGTGGAGGTGACCACCGACTCCCGAGGTGGGGTGGCTGTCATCAGCGGACGCTTCACCGACCGGGTGGTGACCACGGCCGCCGACGCCGCAGCGGTGATGAACGCCGTCGCCCCCACGCTGGGCGCCGCCCTGGGTTTCGTCGACGCGGCGGCCATCACCGCCACCCGCGCGGGGGTCGGAAACAGCCTCGAGAAGTTCTACCGCTTCGGCGAAAGCATCGGCGGAATCCAGGTTCTCGGCAGCGATGTCGTCCTGGTGACCGACGCCGATGGCGCTGTCACCGGTCTGTTCAACAACTACCGCGGGCTGGCCGAGGGATTCGACGTGACCCCCGCCGACACGGTTGACGAAGATTCCGAGATCCGCCTCATCGCCGGTACCGCCTACCTCGGCTCGGGTGCTTACGGCGACACCCTTGAAACCTTGCTCACTCGAAGCACATTCACCAGCGAGCTCGTCGTCCACGCTCTCGACGACCTGGTAGCGCCCAGCTTGGCGTGGCGGGTGGTGCTGCAGCTTCCGGACACCGGGGACATGACGCCGTCCGGGACGACCTACCTGATCCACGCCGACGGGATCAACGCGGGCGACGTCATCGTCTCCCTCACGAACGGGCAGGACGCCGCTGTGGTCAGTGTGGCCACCGATTGGCTCGGTGAGCAGCGCAGCATCACCGTCGAATCCAACCGGGTGTTCTTCTTCACGAATCTCACGATGTCGGACAGCACCCGGAACATCACGACCTACCGGACGTCGTACTCGTTCTTCGGTCTCGGTGGACCGGTGCTGCCCGGGACGGCGGTCAAACGCAGCTGGTTCACCTGGGACAAAGGCGCGGTGTCCGCACATGCCAACACCGCGGTCGTCTACGACTACTTCGAGGACGTGCTCGGCCGGACATCGTTCGACGGTGCGGGTGCGCTCATCGAGGTCAGCATCCGCTACAACCCGCGCACGTCGGTGGGCGGCTACGCCAACGCGTTCTGGGATCCCACCCGCCAGCAGTTCGGCTACGGGGACAGTGGATACCTGCAGGCGGCGCTCGACGTGGTCGGACACGAGTTCACGCACGCAGTGGTGAGTTACGTTGTCGGCGACGGCGGATCGGTGCTCGACTACGGCGAGCCCGGCGCGCTCAACGAAGCGTATGCCGACATCCTCGGCGCCCTGATCGAAGGAAAGGCCGGTGCCGACCGGTGGCGCTTCGGTGAGGACTCCGACTACGGGGTCGTGCGCAATCTCGCCGACCCCAGGTCGGTGACCACCGCGTACGGGCCCTACCGCGACCACTACGCCACTCGCTACACCGGGTCGGGCGACGACGGCGGCGAACACGTCAACAGCACCATCTTCGGCCACGCGGCCTATCGGATGATGACGGCCGCTGCCACCAGCGGTGTCTCCGACGAAACCTGGGCCCGGGTGTTCTACCACTCCCTGTACCGGCTGAGCCCCGGCGCGGTGTTCACCGACGGTCGCGCCGCGGTGCTCAGCGCCGCGACGGCGCTCGGGTTCACCGGCCCGCAACTCGGCGCGATCGCCGACGCGTTCGATTCCGTCGGAATCCTCGGCGCTGCAGCCTCATTCGGTATCGCAGCCTGA